The DNA region CCTCGACCTGGCTGAGGTCGAGCTGCACCTCGCCCATCGAGACGTGGTAGCGGTCCTCCACGTCGGCGGCGGTCAGCGGGGTGTCCTTCACCTGGCCGGCGTCGAGCGACCCGGTCATCAGCGTCGCCACCGCGGCCACCGCGGCCACCAGGCCGACCGGGATCAGTCCGCCGCCGCGGCCGTAGAAGGCGCCGACCAGGAGCATCAGGCCGCACACCGCGACCACCGAGGCCGGGTAGGCCGAGACGGGGATGTCCGCACCGGCGAGCTGGGCGGTGCCCAGAGAGCCGAGCACCAGGACGGCCAGCCCGAACGCGAAGCCGAACAGGACGGGTCCGCGGCGTCGCGGATCCCGGACCGGCGGCGGCTCGGGCTGGTAGGCGGCGTACCGGGGGGCCTCGTGGGGGCCGGCACCGGGCGTCTGGCCGAATCCGGCACCGGGCGTCTGGCCGATTCCGGCACCGGGCGCCTGCCCGAACCCGGATCCGGGCCCGCCGCCGGCGCCCGGGGGCGCTCCGTCCCGGATGCCGGGGTGCTGCCGGCGCTTGCGCAACACCACCAGGGCGATCACGCCGACGATGGCCAGCGGCCACGGGAAGTCCCAACCGCCGAAGGCGTCGCCGGCGATCGCCAGCGCGGCGAGTCCGCCGGCGATGGCCAGCGCCACCGTGCGGCTGCGGTCGTCGAGCCGGATCGTGGGCTCGGAGCCGTCGTCGCCGGGCAGCAGCAGCCAGCCGGCGGCGTAGAGGAGGATGCCCCCGCCCCGAAGAACGCCAGCACGACCAGCACCACGCGCACCACCAGCGGGTCCACGTCGAAGTGCCGGGCGACGCCGGCCGCGATGCCGGCGATCTTCTTCTCCCGGGTGCTGCGACGCATCCGGCCGAGGTCGCGCATCTCGTCGTGGCTGACGCGGGGACCGGCGTCGGCGGGTCCGCTGCCCGGGTCGTCGGGACGGCCCGGGGCGTCCGGGGGCGGTGGTGCTGCGTTCATGGCCACCAGCCTGCCGTGCCGGGCGCCCCGGCAACATCGGGGACGACCCTGATCCCTGGGCCGGTCCGGGGGTGGTCGACTCAGGGGTGGGCCAGGGTCGAACCCCCTGCTCCGGGCGGTCCCGCTGTGTGACGATGGAACACATCATGAGCTCCGCCCCGTCCGCCGCCGGCCCCCCGGGATCGGCGGAGAAGCCCCCGCCTCCCGCGGCGCCGTCGCCCGGCCCGCCCCCTCGGCCGCCTCCGCGGCCGCCTCGGCGGCAACGGCCGTGGAGCCCGTGCGGCGCGCGCACCGCGACCTCGACGACCACGTCCTCGGCGGCGTCGCCTCCGGCCTCGCCGCGCACCTCGGGGTCCCGGCGCTGTGGCTGCGGATCGGCTTCGTGGTGACCGCGGCGTTCGGCGGTGCCGGGATCGCCCTCTACGCCGCGCTCTGGCTGCTGCTGCCGGCCGGCACCACCGGCTTCGATCACGCCCAGCCCGGCCTGGAGAGCGCCTCGCGGGGCGGTCGCCGACCCACCCGGACCCGTCACCGCCTCGGAGACGTGGGGCCCGTGGTGGCCCTCGCCGCGTTCGGACTGGGACTGGTCTTCGTGCTGCAGGCGCTGTTCGGCGCCGGCGCG from Nocardioides sambongensis includes:
- a CDS encoding PspC domain-containing protein, with amino-acid sequence MNAAPPPPDAPGRPDDPGSGPADAGPRVSHDEMRDLGRMRRSTREKKIAGIAAGVARHFDVDPLVVRVVLVVLAFFGAGASSSTPPAGCCCPATTAPSPRSGSTTAAARWRWPSPADSPRWRSPATPSAVGTSRGRWPSSA